In Chloracidobacterium sp., the following proteins share a genomic window:
- a CDS encoding c-type cytochrome, with the protein MMRLSRTALVMGTVLCLADSNWGQADGQKLFESRCYSCHNIGGGDKQGPDLKGLTDRRTSEWIGEFTKSPVTMKGKDPVAAELFQKYSPTIMPDQSLTPEELAALIALIKDLSTKNEMFVPAGAKLARDIVPDDIPAGQRLFTGQVRLANGAAACNSCHSVDGTGALGGGTLGPDLTAANVKYRDPELITILQNPNFPTMNTIFKDRKLTDEEVVQVFAYLQHLKQTNPEARVVPTQPAATIEPRFLILGFGVTTLALIGMNLMWRKRSHGVRKQLVRRSKI; encoded by the coding sequence ATGATGCGACTGTCCCGCACTGCTCTCGTGATGGGAACGGTTCTATGTCTCGCAGATTCGAATTGGGGGCAAGCTGACGGCCAGAAGCTGTTTGAAAGCCGATGCTATAGCTGCCATAACATCGGCGGCGGCGACAAACAGGGGCCCGACCTGAAAGGGCTCACCGACAGACGCACCAGCGAATGGATAGGAGAATTCACAAAGTCACCGGTGACCATGAAAGGTAAGGATCCTGTGGCCGCTGAACTGTTTCAGAAGTATTCTCCGACGATAATGCCCGACCAGTCGCTAACGCCCGAAGAACTCGCAGCACTGATCGCTTTGATCAAAGACCTCTCGACCAAGAATGAGATGTTTGTTCCGGCCGGGGCGAAATTGGCGAGGGACATAGTCCCTGACGATATTCCGGCTGGCCAGAGACTTTTCACCGGGCAAGTAAGACTTGCGAACGGCGCGGCGGCCTGCAACTCCTGTCATAGCGTGGACGGAACCGGGGCCCTTGGGGGCGGGACGCTCGGCCCCGACCTGACCGCAGCTAATGTAAAGTACCGTGATCCGGAGTTGATAACGATCTTGCAGAATCCTAATTTTCCGACAATGAACACCATTTTTAAGGACCGAAAGCTCACGGACGAGGAGGTCGTCCAGGTCTTCGCCTACTTACAGCATCTGAAGCAAACGAACCCGGAGGCAAGGGTTGTGCCCACGCAGCCGGCGGCGACTATCGAGCCACGGTTCCTGATCCTCGGCTTCGGCGTGACCACGCTCGCTCTCATAGGCATGAATCTGATGTGGCGGAAACGATCTCATGGGGTTAGAAAACAACTTGTTCGGAGGTCGAAGATATGA
- a CDS encoding LuxR family transcriptional regulator, with amino-acid sequence MSVIIAYENGSRDPFTVHILRLIDVRKRLELMVRDFLVTEVKIPQDEAVSLIHQSHSAIIETELTAREREILKLVGVGKPTRAIADSLHISPNTVDNHIQHILKKLNAHSRLEAVRRAELSGLI; translated from the coding sequence ATGTCCGTCATCATTGCCTACGAAAATGGCTCCAGAGACCCATTCACGGTCCATATTCTGCGACTAATCGATGTCCGGAAGCGATTAGAGCTAATGGTCAGAGATTTTCTCGTAACTGAAGTCAAGATCCCCCAAGATGAAGCGGTTTCGCTGATCCATCAGAGTCACTCGGCCATCATTGAGACCGAGTTAACCGCACGGGAGCGCGAGATTCTCAAGTTGGTCGGCGTCGGAAAACCGACGCGGGCCATCGCCGATTCCCTGCACATCAGTCCAAATACCGTTGATAATCACATTCAGCATATCCTCAAGAAGCTCAATGCACACTCGCGCCTCGAAGCCGTCCGTCGTGCCGAACTATCGGGCTTGATCTGA
- a CDS encoding molybdopterin-dependent oxidoreductase has translation MQKHTPSFIERLAETLHLIPSLHGAGEDDIPPIREAGNLTDYPPPERWDDWVEYEATSGQRREKREYQIVPTTCFNCEAGCGLLAYVDKESSRVRKFEGNPYHPGSRGRNCAKGPATINQINDQDRILYPMRRKGKRGDGDWERVTWDEALDDIAAKIRKALVEDRRNEVVYHVGRPGHEGFIDRVLQAWGVDGHNSHTNICSAGARFGYAIWQGYDRPSPDHANARFILLISSHLESGHYFNPHAQRIIEGMMNGAKLAVMDTRLSNTASMADYWMATYPGSEAAVLLAMASVIIRERLYNEKFLRDWVNWQDSLEAFRSAGTPVRMSAKHEKEPKSSNKTSAPGATSGLAGGTGDADKSVRAPSEFEDFIAELDAFYSEYTPEFAEQESGVKAETIIEVARQIGKAGTRFSCHNWRSAGAGNLGGWAVARCIHFLSVLVGAVGTEGGTLPSAWNKFKPAGFSTPPAQKFWNELHFPNEYPLAHYEMSFLLPHFLKDGRGKLAAYFTRVFNPVWTYPDGFSWIEALSDESKIELHCALTPTWNETAYFADYVLPMGHGSERHDLTSYETHSGMWISFRQPVLREAARRQGRETAFTYETNPGEVWEEDEFWFELSWRIDPDGSLGIRQHFMSPYRPGEKITIDEYYRFIFENTKGLPEVAGREGLTPLDYMRKYGAFEVERAVLEKHMDLVPQNAVADAEIDAERGDARKNGKIIAAIVDDKPRVGFNTPSKKQELFSQTTVDWGWPEYAFPTYVKSHIHTDHFNENEMVLVPTFRLPTLIHTRSGQAKYLAEISNRNPLWMHTSDGERLGIKTGDLVRISTDIGYFVNRAWVTEGMRPSVVACSHHIGRWRRKQDAPSNRWSTNQVKVYEEEPGKWKMHVVEGIGPYKSADPDTSRIFWTDGGVHQNITFPVHPDPVSGMHCWHQKVTVELAHEGDEHGDVFVDTNRSFEIYKEWLAMTRPAPGPDGLRRPLWLARPLRPAEEMFYIRNGGKNSDK, from the coding sequence ATGCAAAAACACACACCATCATTCATCGAACGGCTGGCGGAGACGCTTCATCTGATACCGAGCCTTCATGGTGCGGGTGAGGATGATATTCCGCCGATTCGGGAGGCGGGGAATTTGACGGATTATCCGCCGCCGGAGCGGTGGGACGATTGGGTCGAGTATGAGGCGACGAGCGGGCAGCGGCGGGAGAAGCGTGAGTATCAGATCGTTCCGACGACGTGTTTTAACTGCGAGGCGGGCTGCGGGCTGCTCGCGTATGTGGACAAGGAAAGTTCGCGTGTGCGCAAATTCGAGGGCAATCCGTATCATCCCGGCAGCCGCGGGCGAAACTGCGCGAAAGGGCCGGCGACGATCAATCAGATCAACGACCAGGACCGCATTCTTTATCCGATGCGGCGAAAAGGGAAGCGCGGTGACGGCGATTGGGAACGCGTGACATGGGACGAGGCGCTCGACGACATTGCGGCGAAGATTCGCAAGGCACTGGTCGAGGACCGACGCAACGAGGTTGTCTATCACGTCGGGCGGCCGGGGCACGAGGGCTTTATCGACCGCGTGCTGCAGGCGTGGGGCGTCGACGGACACAACAGCCATACGAATATCTGTTCGGCGGGAGCGAGATTCGGTTACGCGATATGGCAGGGCTACGACAGGCCTTCGCCCGACCATGCGAATGCACGTTTTATCTTATTGATCTCGTCTCACCTCGAGTCGGGCCACTACTTTAACCCACACGCCCAACGCATCATCGAGGGAATGATGAACGGCGCCAAACTCGCCGTCATGGACACGAGATTGTCTAACACTGCATCCATGGCCGACTACTGGATGGCGACGTATCCGGGCAGCGAGGCGGCGGTTTTGCTGGCGATGGCATCGGTGATCATCCGCGAGCGGTTATACAACGAAAAGTTTTTGCGCGATTGGGTGAATTGGCAGGATTCGCTTGAAGCATTTCGGAGTGCGGGCACTCCTGTCCGCATGAGTGCGAAGCACGAAAAAGAGCCGAAGTCATCAAACAAGACTAGCGCTCCGGGTGCGACGTCGGGTCTCGCCGGAGGAACCGGCGATGCGGACAAGAGTGTCCGCGCTCCATCCGAGTTCGAAGACTTTATCGCGGAACTCGATGCTTTTTATTCGGAGTACACACCGGAATTCGCCGAGCAGGAAAGCGGTGTCAAGGCCGAGACGATCATCGAGGTCGCGCGGCAGATCGGCAAAGCGGGAACTCGATTCTCCTGCCACAACTGGCGCTCGGCCGGTGCCGGGAATCTGGGCGGCTGGGCAGTTGCTCGATGTATACATTTCCTCAGCGTCCTTGTCGGTGCCGTCGGCACAGAGGGCGGCACGCTGCCAAGCGCCTGGAACAAGTTCAAGCCGGCGGGCTTTTCGACGCCGCCCGCGCAGAAGTTTTGGAACGAACTGCATTTTCCCAACGAGTATCCGCTCGCTCATTACGAAATGAGCTTTCTGCTGCCGCATTTCCTGAAAGACGGAAGAGGGAAGTTAGCGGCGTATTTCACACGCGTCTTCAATCCCGTATGGACTTATCCGGACGGCTTTAGTTGGATCGAGGCCCTTTCGGACGAGTCCAAGATCGAGCTGCACTGCGCACTAACGCCGACGTGGAACGAAACCGCCTATTTCGCCGATTACGTCCTGCCCATGGGCCACGGCAGCGAGCGGCACGACCTGACAAGTTATGAAACGCATTCGGGAATGTGGATATCGTTTCGACAGCCAGTTTTACGAGAAGCTGCGCGACGGCAGGGCCGCGAGACGGCCTTTACCTACGAGACAAACCCCGGTGAGGTCTGGGAAGAGGACGAGTTTTGGTTCGAACTGTCGTGGCGGATCGATCCGGACGGCTCGCTTGGTATAAGGCAGCACTTCATGTCGCCGTATCGGCCGGGCGAGAAGATCACTATCGACGAGTATTATCGGTTCATCTTTGAGAACACAAAGGGCCTGCCCGAAGTCGCAGGGAGAGAAGGGCTTACGCCGCTCGACTACATGCGCAAATACGGCGCGTTTGAGGTCGAAAGGGCCGTTCTCGAAAAACACATGGACCTCGTCCCGCAAAACGCGGTGGCCGACGCCGAAATTGACGCGGAACGCGGCGATGCTCGTAAGAACGGCAAGATCATCGCGGCAATAGTTGATGACAAACCGCGCGTTGGATTTAATACACCTTCGAAAAAGCAAGAGCTGTTCTCACAGACCACCGTCGATTGGGGCTGGCCGGAATACGCGTTCCCGACATACGTGAAGAGCCACATCCACACCGACCATTTCAACGAGAACGAAATGGTCCTAGTGCCGACATTTCGTCTGCCGACGCTGATCCATACACGGTCGGGCCAGGCAAAATACCTCGCCGAGATATCAAACCGCAACCCACTCTGGATGCATACGTCCGACGGCGAACGGCTTGGGATAAAGACCGGCGATCTGGTGCGTATCTCGACAGATATCGGCTATTTTGTAAACCGCGCCTGGGTAACCGAAGGAATGCGCCCGTCAGTTGTAGCGTGTTCGCACCACATCGGCCGATGGCGACGTAAACAGGATGCTCCGTCAAACCGTTGGTCCACCAATCAGGTCAAGGTTTACGAAGAGGAGCCCGGCAAGTGGAAGATGCACGTGGTTGAGGGAATCGGCCCCTACAAGAGCGCCGACCCGGATACATCACGCATCTTCTGGACCGACGGCGGCGTACATCAGAACATTACTTTTCCTGTCCATCCCGATCCAGTCTCAGGAATGCATTGCTGGCACCAAAAGGTCACCGTCGAACTCGCCCACGAGGGCGATGAGCACGGCGACGTGTTTGTCGATACGAACAGATCTTTCGAGATCTACAAAGAATGGCTCGCGATGACTCGTCCCGCTCCCGGCCCTGACGGCTTGCGGCGGCCACTGTGGCTGGCACGCCCGCTGAGGCCCGCCGAAGAGATGTTCTACATCCGTAACGGCGGCAAAAACTCCGACAAGTAG
- a CDS encoding 4Fe-4S binding protein: MVKRSNAQDTRLMADDHVSIKPDVAAAISQPRQVPKSKIARWRAAVLITLNLLMIAHIVQWRMMGETVAPIEPAEAMYTLQRGAINAGLIFFSLALLTTLVAGRFFCGWACHMGSLQDLCTWILGKLGLKPKLFRSRLLVWIPLMAGLYMFVWPTVLRYFTKPKAEPLIPQFTNQLITTEFWATFPPVAVAIPFLFICGFVTVYFLGSKGFCTYACPYGGFYTLIDKLSFGKIRVTDDCDQCGHCTAVCTSNVRVHTEVKRFGMVVDPNCHRGMDCISVCPQDALYFGFGKPAIAGPGSNRLKQAYSLTWPEEILGAVVFFASLLAVWSVYQLVPMLMALGIALVTTYLVLRVFRLLQVSDLSFYRYSLKTSGRITKAGWAFLAFAALWTGLNGHSGWIHYNERAGANAFESIRVPDELALAEADPRQWLSAADLKSIDNGQAYFDRAAASALFVNKESISKRAWLEYLSGDATRAVELLAESAERLTGRERALILHYRGSILNRLGRPEEALADLVQALSERPDLAVAREEKGEALWRLGQKQAAVEEWNSTIESNEGLVLAHLMLAGAASVAGDEEKADVHRRDAAGKTPNDPRFHWMLGLRLNNLGMKDLANIHFEQARRFDPKFRLRKNPAY, translated from the coding sequence ATGGTGAAGCGTTCAAATGCTCAGGACACACGATTGATGGCGGACGACCATGTATCAATTAAGCCCGATGTAGCGGCCGCGATCTCACAGCCACGGCAAGTCCCGAAGTCAAAGATCGCTCGATGGCGCGCCGCGGTCCTGATCACACTCAACCTGCTCATGATCGCCCACATCGTCCAATGGCGAATGATGGGTGAGACCGTCGCGCCGATAGAGCCGGCTGAGGCAATGTACACGCTACAGCGAGGTGCAATCAACGCAGGGCTCATCTTCTTCTCACTTGCCCTCCTCACAACGCTTGTCGCAGGTCGCTTTTTCTGTGGATGGGCATGTCATATGGGCTCGCTCCAGGACCTCTGCACATGGATACTGGGAAAGCTTGGCTTAAAGCCAAAGCTGTTTCGGTCAAGATTGCTCGTCTGGATTCCACTGATGGCCGGCCTCTATATGTTCGTCTGGCCGACTGTGCTCCGATATTTCACAAAACCGAAGGCCGAACCGCTGATACCGCAATTTACGAATCAACTTATCACCACGGAGTTTTGGGCAACCTTCCCGCCCGTCGCCGTTGCCATTCCTTTCCTGTTCATATGCGGTTTTGTGACCGTCTATTTTCTTGGATCTAAAGGCTTTTGTACCTATGCGTGCCCGTATGGCGGGTTTTACACGCTTATTGACAAGCTATCTTTCGGTAAGATCCGCGTTACCGATGACTGCGATCAATGCGGCCACTGTACAGCCGTTTGCACGTCAAACGTGCGTGTCCACACCGAGGTCAAGCGATTTGGGATGGTAGTTGATCCAAACTGTCACCGCGGCATGGATTGCATAAGCGTGTGTCCGCAGGACGCTCTATATTTCGGCTTTGGCAAGCCCGCGATCGCCGGCCCGGGATCAAATCGTTTGAAGCAGGCATATTCGCTTACCTGGCCGGAAGAGATCCTTGGTGCCGTCGTCTTTTTTGCAAGCCTGCTCGCTGTTTGGAGCGTTTACCAACTCGTTCCGATGTTGATGGCCCTAGGGATCGCACTTGTCACGACTTATCTCGTGTTGCGAGTATTCAGGCTGCTTCAGGTTAGCGACCTTTCCTTCTACCGATATAGCTTGAAAACGTCCGGCAGGATAACTAAGGCCGGATGGGCATTCCTTGCCTTCGCCGCCTTGTGGACGGGGCTTAATGGACACAGTGGATGGATACATTATAATGAACGAGCTGGTGCCAACGCGTTTGAGAGTATCAGGGTCCCTGACGAGTTGGCCCTCGCCGAGGCCGATCCTCGTCAGTGGCTGTCTGCTGCCGATCTCAAGAGTATCGACAACGGACAAGCGTATTTCGACCGTGCAGCGGCGAGTGCTCTGTTCGTGAACAAAGAGTCCATCTCAAAGCGGGCATGGCTCGAATATCTGTCCGGTGACGCGACGCGGGCGGTCGAGCTATTGGCGGAATCCGCCGAACGGCTTACTGGACGAGAAAGGGCCCTTATCCTTCATTATCGCGGATCGATCCTCAATCGTCTCGGCCGGCCTGAGGAGGCATTGGCGGACCTCGTCCAGGCGCTTTCCGAACGTCCCGATCTCGCGGTCGCCCGCGAAGAAAAGGGCGAGGCCCTGTGGCGGCTTGGCCAAAAGCAGGCTGCCGTGGAGGAATGGAACTCTACGATCGAATCGAATGAAGGCCTTGTATTGGCCCACCTAATGCTCGCCGGGGCCGCCTCCGTGGCAGGTGACGAAGAGAAAGCGGACGTTCACCGGAGGGATGCGGCAGGCAAAACGCCAAACGACCCTCGTTTCCACTGGATGCTCGGCCTTCGGCTTAACAACCTCGGGATGAAGGACCTTGCAAACATCCACTTCGAACAGGCCAGACGCTTCGATCCAAAGTTCCGTTTGCGCAAGAATCCGGCCTATTAG
- a CDS encoding error-prone DNA polymerase: MFSELHTRSAFSFLSSGSQPQRLVTRAAELGILAVALLDRDTVAGAVRFHFEAKEHGIQPIIGAEITMDDGSLLPLVPLNLTGYQNLSKLITTIKLRHKKGEHFATRDDIEEHSAGLLCFTGGADGFIHNSIKQGRGLTDLAWLNYVFEKRLYVELQRHHLRHEEHINQTLLGYAHKLKLPIFASNGAYYADEHDRELFDVFTCIKNHTTIYEAGKLLSENSERYLKNEQQMLRLFADMPETVEVTNEIVSRIDFSMDELSYNFPDYPVPAGETADAVLREKAIARSFERYRDKTWHLRSQVRARLEKEFRVIEMKKLAGYFLTVCDISDFCKESNILSQGRGSAANSVVCYALGITAVEPIGNKLLFERFLSEKYEQYPDIDIDLPSGDDRESVIQHVYTKYGRRSSAMTANVICYRGKSAVREVGKTFGFGDDVLKRLSKLNSHYETFKGKELDHRLKEAGFDPTADQALRKFAEIYQRILDFPRHLGQHSGGMVVSLGRLDGIVPIEPASMENRSIIQWDKDDCEALKIVKIDLLGLGMMAVLRDTITLIKEHHGEDLSLYRLPYNDPAVFDALQKGDTVGMFQVESRAQIAFLPKSKPANFYDIVVQVAIIRPGPIVGHMLHSYIKRRQGLEPVTYPHESLKPVLERTMGVPLFQEQLLKMAMDIAGFTGSEAEELRRAMGFKRPDIKLEKIGRNLRAGMTKNGISKEVQEQIVDYVKAFSNYGFPESHAYSFALLAYASAYFIIHYRACFMAAMLNNYPLGFYSAATLVKDAQRHGLHFRPLDINRSDYIFKYEEGDVRVGLKFVRGLRKEIGEAIVAERQAPSRIRRSICGEACFAGDVTNSLVATPPLSANSSGIAARLIDQPPEKHSFSANGAAGPQCRCGWYTSIADLIERVPEINKKEIRALSIAGALNLDNTVHRREALWQSELEIQPSGELFESGRVSSPTVREGADQIAGAQVQPTCCDEGHKQRPAIRSGALPYGRATDTPFLHRMEGIDLVDADLRKTGISIGKHPMAFVRDEMTRRGVITAIQSLNLKKNQVVSVAGAVIIRQRPMTANNVVFITLEDETGFANFVVMPDKFEQYRSVINTNDFLMIRGIFEERGMLKALHFTPVNEVATEVVSHDFR; the protein is encoded by the coding sequence ATGTTTTCGGAATTGCACACTCGCTCGGCGTTTAGTTTTCTCTCTTCCGGCTCGCAGCCGCAGAGATTAGTGACGCGCGCCGCTGAGTTGGGAATTCTGGCCGTCGCACTGCTCGACCGCGACACGGTCGCCGGGGCCGTGAGGTTTCATTTCGAGGCGAAGGAACATGGAATCCAGCCGATCATCGGCGCCGAGATCACGATGGACGACGGCAGCCTGCTTCCGCTCGTCCCGCTGAACCTCACTGGCTACCAAAATCTCAGTAAATTGATCACCACGATCAAGCTCCGTCACAAAAAGGGTGAGCATTTTGCGACGCGAGATGATATTGAGGAACACTCGGCCGGATTACTGTGCTTCACAGGCGGAGCCGATGGATTTATCCACAACAGCATCAAACAAGGCCGCGGACTCACCGACCTTGCGTGGCTCAATTATGTCTTTGAAAAGCGGCTTTATGTCGAATTGCAGCGGCATCATCTTCGTCACGAAGAGCATATCAATCAGACGTTGCTGGGTTACGCGCACAAGCTGAAACTTCCCATTTTTGCGAGTAATGGAGCGTATTACGCCGACGAGCATGACCGCGAGCTTTTTGACGTTTTTACATGCATAAAGAATCACACGACGATATACGAGGCGGGCAAATTACTGAGCGAGAACAGTGAGCGGTATCTCAAGAACGAACAGCAGATGCTGCGGCTGTTTGCCGACATGCCTGAAACTGTCGAGGTCACGAACGAGATCGTCTCACGTATTGATTTCTCGATGGATGAGCTGTCCTACAACTTTCCTGATTATCCTGTGCCCGCCGGCGAAACGGCCGATGCCGTGCTGCGTGAGAAGGCCATCGCACGTTCATTCGAGCGGTATCGCGACAAGACATGGCATTTGAGGTCGCAGGTCCGGGCCCGGCTGGAAAAGGAATTTCGCGTGATCGAGATGAAAAAGCTCGCGGGCTATTTCCTCACCGTCTGCGATATCTCGGATTTTTGCAAAGAGAGTAATATTCTCTCGCAAGGGCGCGGCTCGGCGGCTAATTCGGTCGTCTGCTACGCTCTCGGCATCACAGCAGTCGAGCCGATCGGCAACAAACTGCTTTTTGAGCGTTTTCTCTCAGAGAAATACGAGCAATATCCCGACATCGACATCGATCTGCCGTCGGGCGACGACCGCGAGAGCGTTATCCAGCACGTTTACACCAAATACGGCCGCCGCAGCTCGGCGATGACGGCGAATGTCATCTGCTATCGCGGCAAATCGGCTGTCCGCGAGGTCGGCAAGACGTTTGGCTTTGGCGACGACGTGCTGAAGCGTCTCTCAAAACTCAATTCGCATTATGAGACGTTTAAAGGCAAGGAGTTGGACCATCGGCTAAAGGAGGCGGGCTTTGACCCGACGGCCGATCAGGCGTTACGCAAATTTGCCGAGATATATCAGCGAATCCTCGATTTTCCGCGACATCTCGGCCAACACTCAGGCGGCATGGTCGTCTCGCTCGGGCGCCTCGACGGAATCGTGCCGATCGAGCCTGCGTCGATGGAAAACCGCTCGATCATCCAGTGGGACAAGGACGATTGCGAGGCCCTAAAGATCGTCAAGATCGATCTCTTGGGGCTCGGCATGATGGCCGTCCTCCGCGACACGATCACGCTGATAAAGGAACATCACGGCGAGGACCTCAGCCTTTACAGACTGCCATACAATGATCCTGCGGTCTTCGATGCCCTGCAAAAAGGCGACACGGTCGGAATGTTTCAGGTCGAGAGCCGAGCGCAGATCGCGTTCTTGCCAAAATCGAAACCTGCAAACTTTTACGACATTGTCGTCCAGGTCGCGATCATTCGGCCGGGCCCGATCGTCGGGCATATGCTGCATTCATATATCAAGCGTCGGCAGGGCCTGGAGCCGGTCACATATCCGCACGAATCGCTAAAGCCCGTGCTCGAACGCACGATGGGCGTGCCGCTGTTTCAGGAACAATTGCTCAAAATGGCGATGGACATCGCCGGTTTCACAGGCTCTGAGGCCGAGGAACTGCGGCGGGCGATGGGCTTTAAGCGGCCTGACATCAAGCTAGAGAAGATCGGCCGGAATCTGCGGGCCGGAATGACCAAAAACGGTATTTCTAAAGAGGTTCAGGAGCAGATCGTCGATTATGTAAAAGCTTTCTCCAACTATGGTTTCCCCGAATCGCACGCCTACAGCTTCGCCCTGCTCGCATACGCCTCGGCGTATTTCATCATCCACTACCGCGCGTGCTTTATGGCCGCGATGCTGAATAACTATCCGCTCGGCTTCTACTCCGCAGCAACGCTCGTCAAAGACGCGCAGCGGCACGGCTTGCACTTTCGCCCATTGGACATAAATCGGTCGGACTATATCTTCAAATACGAAGAAGGCGATGTACGTGTCGGGCTGAAGTTCGTTCGGGGATTACGTAAAGAGATCGGTGAAGCGATCGTGGCCGAACGGCAGGCCCCTTCGCGGATTCGTCGCTCTATTTGCGGCGAAGCTTGCTTCGCCGGCGATGTTACCAATTCTTTGGTGGCTACGCCGCCGCTCTCCGCGAACAGCAGCGGCATAGCCGCAAGGCTTATAGATCAGCCCCCGGAAAAGCATAGCTTTTCCGCAAATGGAGCGGCAGGGCCGCAGTGCCGATGCGGATGGTACACCTCCATCGCCGACCTCATAGAACGCGTGCCTGAGATCAATAAGAAGGAGATCCGAGCACTCAGCATTGCCGGTGCGCTCAATTTAGACAACACGGTCCATCGTCGCGAGGCTCTGTGGCAATCGGAGTTGGAGATACAGCCGAGTGGAGAACTCTTCGAGAGCGGCCGTGTCAGTAGCCCGACCGTAAGGGAGGGCGCCGATCAAATAGCGGGAGCTCAGGTACAACCGACATGTTGCGATGAAGGGCATAAGCAACGGCCTGCGATCCGCAGCGGAGCCCTCCCTTACGGTCGGGCTACTGACACGCCGTTTCTTCACCGCATGGAGGGCATCGACCTCGTTGATGCCGACCTGAGAAAGACAGGCATCTCGATCGGCAAGCACCCAATGGCGTTCGTTCGAGATGAGATGACGCGGCGCGGCGTTATAACGGCCATTCAGTCGTTAAACCTCAAAAAGAATCAGGTCGTTTCTGTCGCTGGAGCGGTCATCATCCGCCAACGGCCTATGACGGCTAACAACGTCGTCTTTATCACGCTAGAGGATGAGACGGGCTTTGCCAACTTTGTCGTTATGCCTGACAAATTCGAGCAATACCGCTCGGTCATCAACACGAACGACTTTCTGATGATCCGCGGCATCTTTGAGGAGCGGGGAATGCTGAAGGCTCTGCACTTCACGCCGGTCAATGAGGTCGCGACCGAGGTCGTGTCACACGATTTTCGCTAG
- a CDS encoding Rrf2 family transcriptional regulator, whose product MILSKTTGYGVKALAYLAGKDDASVCGLQEIAETEAIPPIYLRKVLGELRRHRLLRSIKGVHGGYALSRKPETITVWQVNQILAPDPYFDECILGLGLCQPGEACGLHEKWQKIREDYIDLLETTTIAQIADTLRTQNRVQKIHESEIYGNA is encoded by the coding sequence ATGATCCTGTCCAAAACCACCGGTTATGGAGTGAAAGCCTTGGCATATCTTGCCGGAAAGGATGATGCGAGTGTTTGCGGACTTCAGGAGATCGCTGAAACCGAAGCTATCCCTCCGATCTATCTGCGAAAGGTCCTGGGTGAACTAAGACGGCATCGTCTCCTGCGCTCGATAAAGGGCGTGCATGGCGGATATGCACTCTCGCGAAAACCCGAGACCATTACCGTCTGGCAAGTAAACCAGATACTAGCACCAGATCCATATTTCGATGAATGCATCCTGGGCCTCGGACTTTGTCAGCCAGGCGAGGCCTGCGGTCTGCATGAGAAATGGCAGAAGATCCGAGAGGACTACATCGACCTTTTGGAGACGACGACCATCGCTCAGATAGCGGACACGCTGAGAACGCAGAACCGTGTGCAAAAAATTCATGAGTCGGAGATCTATGGAAACGCATGA